The following coding sequences are from one Capsicum annuum cultivar UCD-10X-F1 chromosome 3, UCD10Xv1.1, whole genome shotgun sequence window:
- the LOC107863916 gene encoding BTB/POZ and MATH domain-containing protein 2, with product MLDMGRVENEAIAKPSSSSSSLSPSSTITTSTSVTETVNGSHDFNITGYSLSKGIGIGKYIASDTFMVGGYSWAVYFYPDGKSNEDNATYVSLFIALASEGTDVRALFELTLIDQSGKGRHKVHSHFGRALESGPYTLKYRGSMWGYKRFFKRIALESSDYLKDDCLQVHCCVGVVRSHTEGPKTYSIPVSPSDLGLHFGQLLESGKDTDVNFDVNGEIFTAHKLVLAARSPVFRAQLFGPMKDQNTEHIKVEDMEAPVFKALLHFIYWDMLLDMEELTGLNSEWASTLMSQHLLAAADRYGLDRLRLLCEANLCREVAINTVATTLALAEQHHCFQLKSVCLKFVALPENLRAVMQTDGFDYLRESCPHVLTELLEYVARVNEHSGIANKLGNEFVLDGGDVQGRRVKQRL from the exons ATGTTGGATATGGGAAGGGTTGAAAATGAGGCAATTGCCAAACCCTCCTCCTCATCGTCGTCGCTTTCACCATCATCTACCATAACCACATCAACATCTGTAACCGAGACGGTGAACGGGTCGCATGATTTTAACATCACTGGGTATTCATTGTCTAAAGGCATTGGTATTGGCAAGTACATTGCTTCCGATACATTTATGGTAGGTGGGTATTCGTGGGCGGTTTATTTTTATCCTGATGGGAAGAGTAATGAAGATAATGCTACGTATGTGTCCTTGTTTATTGCCTTAGCGAGTGAAGGAACGGATGTGAGGGCGCTTTTTGAGCTGACCTTGATTGATCAGAGTGGTAAAGGTAGGCATAAAGTGCATAGCCATTTTGGAAGAGCTTTGGAGAGTGGACCGTATACACTTAAATATCGCGGGAGTATGTG GGGATATAAGCGATTCTTTAAAAGAATCGCTCTAGAATCATCAGACTACCTGAAGGATGATTGCCTGCAAGTTCATTGCTGTGTTGGTGTAGTGAGGTCTCACACCGAAGGACCTAAGACCTACTCCATccctgtatctccatcagatcTTGGACTGCATTTTGGACAGCTCCTTGAAAGCGGGAAGGATACTGATGTAAACTTCGATGTTAATGGAGAGATATTTACTGCTCATAAATTAGTACTTGCTGCAAGGTCACCTGTGTTCAGAGCACAACTTTTTGGTCCAATGAAGGATCAAAATACAGAGCATATAAAAGTAGAAGACATGGAAGCCCCAGTTTTTAAG GCTCTTCTTCATTTCATTTACTGGGATATGCTGTTGGATATGGAAGAGCTCACAGGGTTGAATTCTGAATGGGCATCAACCTTGATGTCTCAACATCTGCTTGCGGCAGCTGACCGTTATGGGTTAGATAGGCTCAGGTTGCTCTGCGAGGCTAACCTGTGCCGGGAAGTTGCTATTAATACTGTTGCAACCACTTTAGCCCTGGCTGAACAGCACCATTGTTTCCAGCTGAAATCTGTCTGTCTCAAATTTGTTGCCTTGCCAGAAAATCTAAGAG CTGTAATGCAAACTGATGGTTTTGACTATCTGAGAGAAAGTTGTCCTCATGTCCTCACAGAACTGTTGGAGTATGTTGCTAGGGTAAATGAACATTCTGGCATTGCCAACAAGCTAGGGAATGAGTTTGTCCTTGATGGTGGTGATGTCCAGGGTCGACGCGTGAAACAAAGATTATAG